One Dietzia sp. JS16-p6b genomic window carries:
- a CDS encoding HNH endonuclease, which yields MPPRRRSPATPSSTTASPSRRGSGRASRARYAKRRQRRLSRVDNDLTASQWADLLHAWAGCAYCRSPGPALQRDCVMPVSRGGRYTLENVVPACASCNASKHNSEVTGWLRRKKLDERTFLVRHATILRALRADE from the coding sequence GTGCCGCCTCGCCGCAGGTCCCCCGCGACCCCGTCCTCCACCACCGCGTCCCCGTCGAGACGTGGGTCCGGGCGGGCGTCCCGCGCCAGGTACGCGAAGCGACGGCAGCGACGCCTCTCGCGCGTCGACAACGACCTCACCGCGTCGCAGTGGGCCGACCTCCTCCACGCGTGGGCCGGATGCGCCTACTGCCGTTCGCCGGGCCCGGCCCTTCAGCGCGACTGCGTCATGCCCGTGTCGCGAGGCGGTCGCTACACGCTGGAGAACGTGGTCCCCGCGTGCGCCTCCTGCAACGCGAGCAAGCACAACAGCGAGGTCACCGGGTGGCTGCGGCGCAAGAAACTCGACGAGCGCACGTTCCTGGTCCGGCACGCGACGATCCTGCGGGCCCTGCGAGCCGACGAGTAG
- a CDS encoding glutaredoxin family protein: protein MVHTVTLLTREGCGSCVRVHGQLLPLCARARARLEVVDVDRAADPELAVEYGDRLPVVLVDGAEHSCWEVDDDELSADLAAPEPFGGWD from the coding sequence ATGGTGCACACGGTGACCCTGCTTACCCGCGAGGGCTGCGGAAGCTGCGTCCGCGTCCACGGCCAGCTGCTGCCGCTGTGCGCCCGCGCGCGCGCCCGGCTCGAGGTGGTGGACGTGGACCGTGCCGCCGATCCCGAGCTCGCGGTGGAATACGGGGACCGCCTGCCCGTGGTCCTGGTGGACGGTGCGGAGCACTCGTGTTGGGAGGTCGACGACGACGAGCTGAGCGCCGACCTCGCCGCCCCCGAGCCGTTTGGTGGCTGGGACTGA
- a CDS encoding HAD family phosphatase, with translation MNDHTDAAVDSDPASNPDPASDSDPIVESDPDPDAGGTRLRLPGRADVTSAIGRLIWRRRNHRDQRVAGEASARNAVKLEPGAEPGPPLADATAEDLDDHAATQFVPDPQAAAFFDVDNTLIQGASIILLARGLAKHKFFTAQDVASMAWSQVKFRVSGKENAEDVAAGREKALNFVKGHTVAELTALSEEVVDTSMLDRVWPGTRSLVQMHLDAGQQVWLVTATPVMLARVIASRLGLSGALGTVAEEEDGVYTGRLVGDILHGPGKAHAISTLAEAEGFDLSKCYAYSDSFNDMPMLTMVGHPVAINPDGRLRKYASENGWDIKDFRTVRKAAKKAVPGVLAVGGLAGARAAVKSSYGVRTIDQIRRIF, from the coding sequence GTGAACGACCACACCGACGCCGCCGTTGACTCAGACCCGGCCTCGAATCCGGACCCGGCGTCGGATTCAGACCCCATCGTGGAGTCGGACCCGGACCCGGATGCAGGTGGCACCCGTCTCCGGCTTCCCGGGCGGGCGGACGTCACCAGTGCCATCGGCCGACTGATCTGGCGCCGTCGCAACCACCGTGACCAGCGCGTCGCCGGCGAGGCCTCGGCCAGGAACGCGGTCAAGCTCGAACCCGGGGCCGAGCCGGGCCCGCCGCTCGCCGACGCCACCGCCGAGGATCTCGACGACCACGCCGCGACGCAGTTCGTCCCCGACCCGCAGGCGGCGGCGTTCTTCGACGTGGACAACACCCTCATCCAGGGCGCCTCGATCATCCTGCTCGCCCGCGGGTTGGCCAAGCACAAGTTCTTCACCGCGCAGGACGTGGCGTCGATGGCGTGGTCGCAGGTCAAGTTCCGGGTCTCCGGCAAGGAGAACGCCGAGGATGTGGCGGCGGGCCGCGAGAAGGCCCTGAACTTCGTCAAGGGTCACACCGTCGCAGAGCTGACCGCGCTGAGCGAGGAGGTCGTGGACACCTCGATGCTCGACCGCGTCTGGCCCGGCACCCGCTCGCTGGTCCAGATGCACCTCGACGCCGGTCAGCAGGTCTGGTTGGTCACCGCGACGCCGGTCATGCTCGCGCGGGTGATCGCGTCGCGGCTCGGACTCTCGGGTGCGCTGGGCACGGTGGCCGAGGAGGAGGACGGCGTGTACACGGGCCGGTTGGTGGGCGACATCCTGCACGGGCCCGGCAAGGCGCACGCCATCTCCACCCTCGCCGAGGCCGAGGGCTTCGACCTGTCCAAGTGTTACGCGTACTCGGACAGCTTCAACGACATGCCCATGCTCACGATGGTCGGCCACCCGGTGGCCATCAACCCTGACGGGCGGCTCCGCAAGTACGCCTCGGAGAACGGCTGGGACATCAAGGATTTCCGCACCGTGCGCAAGGCCGCCAAGAAGGCGGTCCCGGGTGTGCTCGCGGTGGGCGGGCTGGCCGGCGCGCGGGCGGCCGTCAAATCCTCGTACGGCGTGCGCACCATCGACCAGATCCGACGGATCTTCTGA